From a single Populus trichocarpa isolate Nisqually-1 chromosome 17, P.trichocarpa_v4.1, whole genome shotgun sequence genomic region:
- the LOC18107426 gene encoding uncharacterized protein LOC18107426 produces the protein MAIQATFIADPVLISSPSRISIRGWEQCIGSFVLKTRPRHPRLSNGGRVRARASLNADLKAVGIPHQWYNVVADLSVKPPPPLHPKTFEPVKPEDLSPLFPDELIRQEASTDKFIDIPEEVLDIYSLWRPTPLIRAKRLEKLLDTPARIYYKYEGGSPAGSHKPNTAVPQVFYNAQQGIKNVVTETGAGQWGCSLAFACSLFGLDCEVWQVRASYDQKPYRRLMMETWGAKVHPSPSSITETGRRILQMDPSSPGSLGIAISEAVEVAAKNADTKYCLGSVLNHVLLHQTVIGEECIKQMEAIGETPDVIIGCTGGGSNFAGLSFPFIREKLNGKINPVIKAVEPAACPSLTKGVYAYDYGDTAGMTPLMKMHTLGHDFIPDPIHAGGLRYHGMAPLISHVYELGFMEAMAIPQIECFRGAIQFARSEGLIPAPEPTHAIAATIREALHCKETGEAKVILMAMCGHGHFDLKSYEKYLQGKMVDLSFDEEKIRASLDKVPQVTRN, from the exons ATGGCCATTCAAGCAACTTTCATAGCAGATCCAGTTCTCATTTCAAGCCCATCAAGAATCTCCATCAGAG GTTGGGAGCAATGTATTGGGTCTTTTGTGTTGAAAACGAGGCCTAGGCATCCGAGGCTTTCAAATGGAGGCAGAGTCAGAGCAAGAGCTTCTCTGAATGCTGATTTGAAAGCGGTTGGCATTCCTCATCAGTGGTACAATGTTGTTGCAGATCTTTCAGTGAAACCTCCTCCCCCACTGCATCCTAAAACATTTGAACCAGTCAAACCTGAAGATTTATCTCCTCTATTTCCTGATGAGTTGATTAGGCAGGAGGCAAGCACTGACAAGTTCATAGATATCCCGGAAGAAGTTCTTGATATTTACAGTCTCTGGCGCCCAACTCCATTGATCAG AGCAAAGAGGTTGGAAAAGCTTCTCGATACACCTGCCAGAATTTACTACAAGTATGAAGGTGGCAGTCCAGCCGGATCCCATAAACCCAACACTGCAGTCCCACAAGTTTTTTACAATGCGCAGCAAGGCATCAAGAATGTTGTGACAGAAACTGGTGCTGGCCAATGGGGATGTTCATTGGCCTTTGCGTGCAGCTTATTTGGTCTTGACTGTGAG GTGTGGCAGGTTCGCGCTTCTTATGATCAGAAACCATATCGTAGATTAATGATGGAGACCTGGGGTGCAAAGGTACACCCATCTCCATCAAGCATTACCGAGACTGGTAGGAGAATTCTCCAGATGGATCCGTCAAGTCCAGGAAGTTTAGGAATAGCTATATCAGAAGCTGTAGAGGTTGCAGCTAAAAATGCTGACACCAAGTACTGCTTGGGGAGTGTGCTGAATCATGTTTTGTTGCATCAGACAGTCATAGGTGAGGAGTGCATAAAACAAATGGAGGCTATTGGTGAAACCCCTGATGTGATAATAGGATGTACTGGTGGAGGGTCCAATTTTGCAGGACTCAGTTTCCCATTCATCCGAGAGAAGCTCAATGGGAAAATCAACCCTGTCATAAAAGCTGTTGAACCTGCAGCATGTCCTTCACTGACAAAAGGTGTATACGCATATGATTATGGAGATACAGCAGGAATGACTCCATTAATGAAGATGCACACTCTAGGACATGACTTCATTCCTGACCCTATTCATGCTG GTGGATTGCGTTACCATGGCATGGCTCCATTAATTTCTCATGTGTATGAACTGGGTTTCATGGAAGCAATGGCAATCCCTCAGATCGAGTGCTTTCGAG GTGCCATACAATTTGCTCGGTCGGAAGGACTGATACCAGCACCGGAGCCAACTCATGCAATCGCTGCTACCATAAGGGAAGCACTGCATTGTAAAGAGACTGGAGAAGCAAAGGTTATTCTCATGGCAATGTGTGGacatggccattttgacctgaaATCTTATGAGAAGTATTTGCAAGGAAAGATGGTTGACTTGTCATTCGATGAGGAGAAAATAAGAGCATCATTGGACAAAGTTCCTCAGGTGACAAGAAATTGA